From the Fibrobacter sp. UWB4 genome, one window contains:
- a CDS encoding bifunctional diguanylate cyclase/phosphodiesterase, with translation MRLFDEHVVLRFSLLLACFLFAESIPDILNFTEHVYNFIPYFLAIVFLAYVALFYKFPKDGRKIRNDVEIPEPKVVEPIRDLKKDLLEKDELFQMMIDVSSDGFWTFDVASGKVYWSNRIAKLLAAESANLEDSFEPLKNRVIESDWNAFREQLNAALQTSGTFSCNLTLLDASKKNAKLVISGRVQSNEMGRPIRVIGSLTESVDRKSAERERYNYVYQDALTGIFNRKYFLEKLKTDVDIAAKRPGYVFAVALLDVDSFGAINASYSINIGDNVLRTIADRLKSVARPDDCVARIGPDVFAVILHNIQSRDPNDDLIPLVRNIHNKVKSPIALEGKDLYISVSMSIVVNQDVDCVEDILANANASLRDMKKGINHGGIQFFSGGIREKAMKLYKLEFEIRRAIQAQEFVLMYQPIVDIQAGNKIVGFEALVRWNQSERGIISPAEFIPIAEETGLIVPMGALILRMACRQTKQWVDMGYKDIQVAVNFSAKQFSMDSMVDDVRRVLTETNLNPRNLKLEITEYTAMCEADKTIEIMRALSNMGIQISIDDFGTGYSSLSYLKRYPVHTLKMDKYFVDHVADNEEDASFARMVIGIARSLNLDLIAEGVETKEQLDFLYREGCHLIQGYYFSRPLNTDKALEYMKEHYNVPAQGSSFETEPEAVKA, from the coding sequence ATGAGACTTTTTGATGAACATGTGGTGTTGCGTTTTTCGCTATTGTTAGCGTGTTTCCTATTTGCAGAATCGATTCCCGATATTCTGAATTTTACTGAGCACGTCTATAATTTCATACCGTACTTTTTGGCGATAGTTTTTTTGGCGTATGTTGCTCTTTTCTACAAGTTTCCAAAAGATGGTCGGAAGATCCGCAACGATGTTGAAATCCCTGAACCGAAGGTCGTAGAGCCGATTCGCGATCTTAAGAAGGATCTTCTTGAAAAAGATGAACTCTTCCAGATGATGATCGATGTGTCGTCTGATGGATTCTGGACATTTGATGTGGCGTCCGGGAAGGTTTACTGGTCTAACCGCATAGCGAAGTTGCTTGCTGCTGAAAGTGCGAACCTTGAAGATTCTTTTGAACCTCTAAAAAACAGGGTGATCGAAAGCGACTGGAATGCTTTCCGTGAACAGCTCAATGCCGCTTTGCAGACCTCAGGTACGTTCTCGTGCAATCTGACGTTGCTGGATGCTTCCAAGAAAAATGCAAAGCTCGTGATTAGCGGCCGTGTCCAGAGCAATGAAATGGGTCGCCCGATTCGCGTAATCGGTTCCCTGACTGAATCTGTCGATCGCAAGTCTGCGGAACGTGAACGCTATAATTACGTTTACCAGGATGCGCTCACGGGCATCTTCAATCGCAAGTATTTCTTGGAAAAGCTTAAGACCGATGTGGATATCGCAGCGAAGCGCCCGGGTTATGTTTTTGCCGTAGCGCTTTTGGATGTCGATAGCTTTGGCGCTATCAATGCTTCTTATTCCATCAATATCGGTGATAATGTCCTCCGCACGATTGCCGACCGTTTAAAGTCTGTTGCCCGCCCGGATGACTGCGTGGCTCGTATTGGACCTGATGTTTTTGCGGTCATTTTGCATAACATCCAGAGCCGCGATCCGAATGATGATTTGATACCGCTTGTACGTAATATTCATAACAAGGTAAAATCTCCGATTGCGCTGGAAGGCAAAGACCTTTACATCAGCGTTTCGATGTCGATTGTCGTAAACCAGGATGTCGATTGCGTCGAGGACATTCTTGCCAATGCAAACGCGAGCCTTCGCGATATGAAGAAGGGCATTAACCATGGCGGTATCCAGTTCTTTAGCGGCGGCATTCGCGAAAAGGCGATGAAGCTTTACAAGCTCGAATTTGAAATTCGCAGGGCAATCCAGGCCCAAGAATTTGTGCTGATGTACCAGCCGATTGTCGATATCCAGGCGGGCAACAAGATTGTGGGCTTTGAAGCGCTTGTGCGCTGGAATCAGTCGGAACGAGGCATTATTTCGCCGGCTGAATTTATCCCGATTGCCGAAGAAACCGGCCTCATTGTGCCTATGGGTGCACTTATTTTGCGCATGGCCTGTAGGCAGACCAAGCAATGGGTCGATATGGGCTACAAGGATATCCAGGTGGCGGTGAACTTCTCGGCTAAGCAGTTCTCGATGGATTCCATGGTCGATGATGTGCGTCGCGTGCTGACGGAGACGAACTTGAATCCGCGCAACTTGAAGCTTGAAATCACTGAATACACGGCTATGTGCGAGGCTGACAAGACGATTGAAATCATGCGTGCGCTTTCGAACATGGGCATCCAGATTTCGATTGATGACTTTGGCACGGGTTACAGCTCGCTATCTTACTTGAAGCGTTATCCGGTGCATACGCTCAAGATGGACAAGTACTTTGTGGATCACGTGGCGGATAATGAAGAAGATGCTTCGTTTGCACGCATGGTGATTGGCATTGCGAGGTCATTGAACTTGGACCTCATCGCCGAAGGCGTTGAAACGAAGGAACAGCTCGACTTCTTGTATCGCGAAGGCTGCCACTTGATTCAGGGGTACTACTTTAGCAGGCCGCTCAATACAGATAAAGCGCTAGAGTACATGAAGGAACATTATAATGTTCCGGCGCAGGGATCCAGCTTCGAAACAGAACCGGAAGCCGTTAAAGCATAA
- a CDS encoding S26 family signal peptidase produces MSALDRKVKSLQRRHSRAHVFFLVFILGVVLAAMIAVRYYIMEPVRVLDNSLYPKFKKNSILWMCKLPSCTEKIADGDFVWGIMRNQDNMVRRVLGIPGDSITITNNGKVYTPHRNFKWRGEDAFIETRSIYVPRKGDTLRFDQLNDVEQDYLISLMHEQNEKIYVKSSLWQGNREMPIERIGSTKLGNRLVSLQEIDYMPWQDRFLVELQIFLAEPGNTPIHIKRELFSATDSSKISYYVVPEDCYYLVCEKASHCADSREIGFFTKNRLLGRANKVANKIQSQIDNRILNFQKSIQQQIKKNKKKTNKKKQ; encoded by the coding sequence ATGTCAGCACTCGATCGTAAAGTCAAGTCACTGCAACGACGCCATTCCAGGGCGCACGTGTTCTTTCTCGTCTTTATCCTCGGTGTTGTACTCGCCGCCATGATTGCAGTACGCTACTACATCATGGAACCCGTCCGAGTCCTGGACAATTCTCTCTATCCAAAATTCAAGAAGAACAGCATTTTGTGGATGTGCAAGCTTCCAAGCTGCACTGAAAAAATTGCAGATGGAGACTTTGTCTGGGGAATCATGCGGAACCAGGACAACATGGTGCGCAGGGTTTTGGGCATTCCAGGCGATTCGATCACGATTACAAACAACGGCAAAGTCTATACACCTCATCGCAATTTTAAGTGGAGAGGAGAAGATGCCTTTATCGAAACGCGAAGCATCTACGTTCCGCGCAAGGGAGACACGCTCCGATTCGACCAGTTAAACGATGTAGAACAAGACTACCTGATTTCGCTCATGCACGAGCAGAACGAAAAAATCTATGTCAAGTCGAGTCTCTGGCAAGGCAATCGAGAAATGCCCATAGAGCGCATCGGTTCCACCAAACTTGGAAACCGCCTTGTTAGTTTACAGGAAATCGACTACATGCCATGGCAAGATCGATTCCTCGTAGAACTGCAAATATTCCTTGCAGAACCGGGCAACACGCCCATCCACATCAAGCGCGAACTCTTCAGCGCCACAGATTCGTCCAAGATTTCTTATTACGTTGTACCAGAAGATTGCTACTACCTCGTTTGCGAAAAGGCAAGCCACTGCGCGGATTCAAGAGAAATCGGATTCTTTACAAAAAACCGCCTTCTCGGCCGAGCAAACAAAGTCGCCAATAAAATTCAATCGCAAATCGACAACCGTATTTTAAATTTCCAGAAATCGATTCAGCAGCAAATAAAGAAAAACAAGAAAAAAACGAACAAGAAAAAGCAATAA
- the lepA gene encoding translation elongation factor 4: MPQNNNIRNFSIIAHIDHGKSTLADRMIELTKTVSKNEMMNQLLDDMDLERERGITIKAHAIRMVYEKDGEEYILNMIDTPGHVDFTYEVSRSLAACEGAILVVDASQGIEAQTLSNLYLAIENDLTIIPVLNKVDLPGAQPDHVAQLVGDLLGYDPDKIPRISAKTGLNVEQVLDKIVDEIPAPKGDSGKPLKALIFDSVYDSYRGVINYIRIVEGTLKAGMKIRMMKTGGEYVVTEVGTFSMRRDPRPELTEGMVGYVLANVKTISDVKIGDTLTDAANPAEEPLPGYKDVLPMIYSGIYPIDPEDYKDLREALEKLRLNDSALCWEPETSEALGFGFRTGFLGLLHMEIVQERLDREFNVDIITTVPNVEYHVYMSDGSMVKIESPSKLPDASRYDYIEEPYVKAQIFTPKEYVGAMMTLCEEKRGTFETMEYIDETKVILKYDLPLAEIMFDFYDRLKSLSRGYAGLDYTPSEYKRNNLVKLDILLNGDPVDAFSVIIHRDKANTYANAICVKLKDLIPRQQFDVAIQGAIGGKIISRSTVKAVRKDVLAKCYGGDITRKRKLLEKQKEGKKRMKSIGSVEVPQKAFLAVLSLSDDSTGGND, encoded by the coding sequence ATGCCGCAAAACAACAATATCCGTAATTTTAGCATTATCGCCCACATCGATCACGGCAAATCCACCTTGGCCGACAGAATGATTGAACTGACCAAGACTGTCTCCAAAAACGAAATGATGAACCAGCTCCTGGACGACATGGATCTGGAACGCGAACGCGGCATTACCATCAAGGCTCACGCCATCCGCATGGTCTACGAAAAAGATGGCGAAGAATACATTTTAAACATGATCGATACGCCGGGGCACGTGGACTTCACTTACGAAGTCAGCCGTTCCCTCGCCGCATGCGAAGGTGCAATCCTCGTGGTGGATGCAAGCCAGGGCATCGAAGCCCAGACGCTTTCGAACCTCTACCTTGCGATTGAAAACGACCTCACGATCATCCCGGTTTTGAACAAAGTAGACCTTCCGGGTGCACAGCCCGATCACGTGGCGCAGCTCGTCGGCGACCTACTCGGCTACGACCCGGACAAAATCCCGCGCATTTCCGCCAAGACGGGCCTCAACGTGGAACAGGTACTCGACAAGATTGTCGATGAAATCCCGGCCCCCAAGGGCGATTCCGGCAAGCCGCTCAAGGCCCTCATCTTTGACTCCGTTTACGATTCCTACCGTGGCGTCATCAACTACATCCGCATCGTCGAAGGCACACTCAAGGCGGGCATGAAAATCCGCATGATGAAGACGGGCGGCGAATATGTAGTCACGGAAGTCGGTACATTCAGCATGCGCCGCGACCCGCGCCCGGAACTCACCGAAGGCATGGTCGGCTACGTGCTCGCCAACGTGAAGACGATTAGCGACGTGAAGATCGGCGATACGCTTACCGATGCCGCTAATCCGGCCGAAGAACCGCTCCCGGGCTACAAGGACGTGCTCCCGATGATCTACTCGGGTATCTACCCCATCGACCCGGAAGACTACAAGGACTTGCGCGAAGCCCTTGAAAAGCTCCGCCTCAACGACTCCGCCCTCTGCTGGGAACCGGAAACTTCCGAAGCGCTCGGCTTTGGCTTCCGCACGGGCTTCCTCGGACTTTTGCACATGGAAATCGTGCAGGAACGATTGGACCGCGAATTCAACGTGGACATCATCACAACTGTGCCGAACGTGGAATATCATGTTTACATGAGCGATGGCTCCATGGTGAAAATCGAAAGCCCGTCCAAGCTCCCCGACGCTAGCCGCTACGACTACATCGAAGAGCCATACGTGAAGGCTCAGATCTTTACGCCGAAAGAATACGTCGGCGCCATGATGACACTTTGCGAAGAAAAGCGCGGCACGTTCGAAACGATGGAATACATCGACGAAACGAAGGTCATCCTCAAGTACGACCTCCCGCTTGCCGAAATCATGTTCGACTTCTACGACCGCCTCAAATCCTTAAGCCGCGGTTACGCAGGTCTCGACTACACGCCGAGCGAATACAAGCGCAACAACCTCGTCAAGCTCGACATTCTCTTGAACGGTGACCCGGTCGACGCCTTCTCCGTGATTATCCACCGCGACAAGGCCAACACCTACGCTAACGCCATCTGCGTAAAGCTCAAGGACCTCATTCCGCGCCAACAGTTCGACGTGGCCATCCAGGGGGCAATCGGCGGAAAGATCATCAGCCGCTCCACCGTGAAGGCTGTGCGCAAGGACGTGCTTGCCAAGTGCTACGGCGGTGACATCACCCGCAAGCGTAAGCTACTCGAAAAGCAGAAGGAAGGTAAGAAGCGCATGAAGAGCATCGGCTCTGTCGAAGTGCCGCAGAAGGCGTTCCTCGCAGTCCTCTCGCTCAGCGACGATTCCACCGGCGGCAACGACTAA
- a CDS encoding patatin family protein, whose amino-acid sequence MKIGLALEGGSRQTIFTAGVLDAWMDEDIYFSYFTGVSAGCHAAMNFVTRQRGRFRHIIQPTKIQHGMDHANRILDGIQKECHALHYNAAYGDIPFDFHLFFGSGVECEFGLTCCETGRSEFFQEYMSEKRLLDIVNASSALPILFPIAEIDGKHYADGCVTSPIPYKRAFEKGCDKVVVVSTHYPGESVTDFRKFRMVLNPVFKRKYPDFFRALMLRYKRYEKMFAEMEKLEKTGNLLIFRPESKVCDLFETDREKLDETYNMGFEYAKRRMGDLKAFMEI is encoded by the coding sequence GTGAAGATTGGCTTGGCTCTTGAAGGTGGTTCGCGTCAGACCATTTTTACGGCAGGTGTTCTAGATGCCTGGATGGACGAGGATATTTATTTCTCGTATTTTACGGGTGTGAGTGCCGGTTGCCATGCCGCGATGAATTTTGTCACGCGTCAGCGTGGACGTTTCCGCCATATCATTCAGCCGACTAAAATCCAGCACGGGATGGATCACGCCAACCGCATTCTTGATGGGATCCAGAAAGAGTGCCATGCGCTCCATTACAATGCTGCGTATGGCGATATTCCGTTCGATTTTCACCTGTTCTTTGGTTCGGGCGTTGAATGCGAATTTGGCCTTACGTGCTGTGAAACGGGCCGCTCGGAATTCTTCCAGGAGTACATGAGCGAAAAGCGGTTGCTCGACATTGTTAACGCGAGTAGCGCACTTCCGATTCTTTTCCCGATTGCTGAAATTGATGGCAAGCATTATGCGGATGGCTGTGTCACTTCTCCAATTCCGTACAAGCGCGCCTTTGAAAAGGGCTGTGACAAGGTCGTTGTCGTCTCGACGCATTACCCCGGTGAAAGTGTGACGGACTTTCGCAAGTTCCGGATGGTCTTGAATCCGGTGTTCAAGCGCAAGTATCCAGATTTCTTCCGTGCGCTTATGTTGCGTTACAAGCGTTACGAGAAGATGTTTGCTGAAATGGAAAAACTCGAAAAGACGGGCAATCTTTTGATTTTCCGCCCGGAGAGCAAGGTCTGTGACCTTTTCGAGACCGACCGTGAAAAGCTCGATGAAACTTATAACATGGGCTTTGAATATGCCAAGCGCCGCATGGGCGACCTCAAAGCCTTCATGGAAATCTAG
- a CDS encoding DUF1015 domain-containing protein, translating to MMHIYPFKALRPVNPAEAETISALPYDVMNRAEAKAMAEGLPHSYLRVTRAELELPDSVDAYDPKVYAHARENLDKMIEDGVIAFDPKPCLYVYRQTMNGREQYGLVCCVPAADYFNGTIKKHELTRADKEEDRLRHVLATNANTGPVFLTYRDNGQFDIFGAVTKRKPVYDFVSKGDGFGHTVWVIDDDAEIEAIRKSFEEIPVSYIADGHHRSAAGARAASYRAEQNPKNTGDEEYNRYLAILFPSTQLKILDYNRVLKDLNGRTPEQLMEEMKLVFDIEELPSMQSPAKQNQVNFYMGGKWYACTFKDKFLKNLGPVDGLDVALLQKLILKPLFDIDDPRTSKRIDFVGGIRGLGELVKRVDSGECACAFAMYPTTLDQLMSIADAGEIMPPKSTWFEPKLRDGLLVHTLD from the coding sequence ATGATGCACATCTATCCGTTCAAGGCTTTGCGTCCGGTGAACCCGGCTGAAGCTGAGACTATCTCTGCGCTCCCTTACGACGTGATGAATCGCGCCGAAGCCAAGGCTATGGCTGAGGGCCTTCCGCACTCCTACTTGCGCGTGACGCGTGCCGAACTCGAACTTCCGGATTCTGTCGATGCTTACGATCCGAAGGTTTATGCCCACGCTCGTGAAAATCTCGACAAGATGATCGAAGACGGCGTGATCGCTTTCGACCCGAAGCCGTGCCTCTACGTTTATCGCCAGACGATGAACGGTCGCGAACAGTACGGTCTTGTGTGCTGCGTTCCGGCTGCTGACTACTTCAACGGCACCATCAAGAAGCACGAACTTACCCGCGCTGACAAGGAAGAAGACCGTTTGCGCCATGTGCTTGCTACGAACGCCAATACGGGTCCGGTGTTCCTCACTTACCGCGACAACGGCCAGTTTGATATCTTCGGTGCCGTGACGAAGCGCAAGCCTGTTTACGACTTCGTGAGCAAGGGCGACGGCTTTGGCCACACGGTTTGGGTCATCGACGATGACGCTGAAATCGAAGCTATCCGCAAGTCCTTCGAAGAAATTCCGGTGAGCTACATCGCTGACGGTCACCACCGCAGTGCTGCTGGCGCTCGCGCTGCCAGCTATCGCGCCGAACAGAATCCGAAGAACACGGGCGACGAAGAATACAACCGTTACCTCGCTATCCTCTTCCCGAGCACCCAGCTCAAGATTTTGGACTACAACCGCGTGCTTAAGGACTTGAACGGCCGTACGCCGGAACAGCTCATGGAAGAAATGAAGCTTGTGTTCGACATCGAAGAATTGCCGAGCATGCAGAGCCCGGCCAAGCAGAACCAGGTGAACTTCTACATGGGCGGCAAGTGGTATGCTTGCACGTTCAAGGACAAGTTCCTCAAGAATCTTGGCCCGGTCGATGGCCTCGATGTGGCTCTCCTCCAGAAGCTCATCTTGAAGCCGCTTTTCGATATTGACGATCCGCGTACTTCCAAGCGCATCGACTTTGTCGGTGGCATCCGTGGTCTTGGCGAACTTGTGAAGCGCGTCGATAGTGGTGAATGCGCTTGCGCCTTTGCCATGTACCCGACCACTCTCGATCAGCTCATGAGCATTGCCGATGCTGGCGAAATCATGCCGCCGAAGAGCACGTGGTTTGAACCGAAGCTCCGCGACGGTCTCTTGGTCCACACGCTCGACTAA
- the lexA gene encoding transcriptional repressor LexA, translated as MENNNEKRKEMTARQEEIYEYIKKYSKENHMPPTVREIGNHFDISSTNGVRSILAALIKKGYINRSPRLSRGIEILSDDKESSKEVANNTIEIPIVGRVAAGTPILAVQNLEGTVTIDRDFLACRSDVFALRVKGDSMINAGIFDGDLIFARQQKTADLGEIVVAQIDNEATVKYYHPSADHVELRPANPKYKPIIVNNKKDFSIAGRVIGVMRKVN; from the coding sequence ATGGAAAACAATAACGAAAAACGCAAAGAGATGACCGCAAGGCAAGAAGAAATCTACGAATACATCAAGAAGTATTCTAAAGAAAATCACATGCCGCCAACAGTCCGCGAAATCGGCAACCACTTCGACATTTCTTCCACGAACGGCGTACGTTCCATTCTCGCCGCCCTCATCAAGAAAGGCTACATCAACCGCTCTCCGCGCCTCAGCCGCGGCATCGAAATCTTGAGCGACGACAAAGAATCCAGCAAGGAAGTCGCAAACAACACTATCGAGATTCCTATCGTCGGTCGCGTTGCCGCCGGTACGCCGATTCTCGCCGTGCAGAACCTCGAAGGCACAGTCACAATCGACAGAGACTTTCTCGCTTGCCGTAGCGACGTCTTTGCGCTTCGCGTCAAAGGCGATTCCATGATCAATGCAGGCATTTTCGATGGAGACCTGATTTTTGCACGTCAGCAAAAGACCGCCGACCTTGGCGAAATCGTCGTTGCACAAATCGATAACGAAGCGACGGTCAAGTACTACCACCCGAGCGCAGACCATGTGGAACTACGCCCGGCCAACCCGAAGTACAAGCCAATCATTGTGAACAACAAAAAAGACTTCTCCATTGCAGGCCGCGTCATCGGCGTCATGAGAAAAGTCAACTAA
- the gdhA gene encoding NADP-specific glutamate dehydrogenase: MAIKNAYLQKVYEKVVARDPDQALFHQAVREFLESLDPVLEQDKSWETNGVIDRLVEPERVITFRVPWLDDKGNVQVNRGYRVQFNSAIGPYKGGIRLRNEVTLSMLKFLGFEQIFKNSLTTLPMGGGKGGSDFDPKGKSDNEVMRFCQSFMTELCKHVGADTDVPAGDQGTGAREIGYMFGQYKRIRNEFVGVLTGKGLSYGGSLARTEATGYGLCYFTREMLKDLANDSFEGKTVVISGSGNVAQFACQKATQLGAKVVTVSDSNGYIYDPNGINLDVVLDLKNNKRARISEYAKLVPGSEYHEGSKGVWTVKCDIALPCATQNELDLEGAKALIANGVKAVAEGANMPSTPEAIEAFQKAGVLFGPAKAANAGGVATSGLEMSQNSERLSWTFEEVDKKLEGIMKSIYAAASSAAVKYGQKGNLVMGANIAGFLKVADAMKWQGAV, encoded by the coding sequence ATGGCAATTAAGAATGCTTACCTTCAGAAGGTTTATGAAAAGGTCGTCGCCCGTGATCCGGACCAGGCCCTCTTCCACCAGGCTGTCCGCGAATTCCTCGAATCCCTCGACCCCGTCCTCGAACAGGACAAGTCTTGGGAAACTAACGGCGTGATCGACCGCCTCGTTGAACCGGAACGCGTGATCACCTTCCGCGTACCTTGGCTCGATGACAAGGGTAACGTTCAGGTGAACCGTGGCTACCGCGTGCAGTTCAACTCCGCTATCGGTCCTTACAAGGGCGGTATCCGTCTCCGTAACGAAGTTACTCTTTCCATGCTCAAGTTCCTCGGCTTCGAACAGATCTTCAAGAACAGCTTGACCACGCTCCCCATGGGCGGCGGCAAGGGCGGTTCCGACTTCGATCCTAAGGGTAAGAGCGACAACGAAGTGATGCGCTTCTGCCAGTCTTTCATGACTGAACTCTGCAAGCACGTCGGTGCCGACACGGACGTTCCGGCTGGTGACCAGGGTACTGGCGCTCGCGAAATCGGTTACATGTTCGGTCAGTACAAGCGCATCCGCAACGAATTCGTCGGCGTTCTCACGGGTAAGGGCCTCTCCTACGGTGGTTCTCTCGCTCGTACCGAAGCTACCGGTTACGGCCTCTGCTACTTCACTCGCGAAATGCTCAAGGACCTCGCTAATGACTCCTTCGAAGGCAAGACTGTCGTGATCTCCGGTTCTGGTAACGTTGCTCAGTTCGCTTGCCAGAAGGCAACGCAGCTCGGTGCTAAGGTTGTTACCGTTTCTGACTCCAACGGCTACATCTACGACCCGAACGGCATCAACCTCGACGTCGTTCTCGACCTTAAGAACAACAAGCGCGCTCGTATCAGCGAATACGCTAAGCTCGTTCCGGGTTCTGAATACCACGAAGGTTCTAAGGGCGTTTGGACGGTCAAGTGCGACATCGCTCTTCCGTGCGCAACTCAGAACGAACTCGACCTCGAAGGTGCAAAGGCTCTTATCGCTAACGGCGTGAAGGCTGTTGCTGAAGGTGCTAACATGCCGTCTACTCCGGAAGCTATCGAAGCCTTCCAGAAGGCTGGCGTTCTCTTTGGACCTGCCAAGGCTGCTAACGCTGGTGGCGTTGCTACCTCCGGCCTCGAAATGTCTCAGAACTCCGAACGTCTCTCTTGGACCTTCGAAGAAGTCGATAAGAAGCTCGAAGGCATCATGAAGAGCATCTACGCCGCTGCTTCCTCTGCTGCTGTCAAGTACGGCCAGAAGGGCAACCTCGTCATGGGTGCAAACATCGCTGGCTTCCTCAAGGTTGCCGATGCCATGAAGTGGCAGGGCGCTGTTTAA
- a CDS encoding peptidylprolyl isomerase, with translation MLAEITTHEGKIVVDLNFKAAPNTVANFVELANQGFYNGLVFHRVVPGFMIQGGDPNGDGTGGPGYTIDDEKNDLKHETGVISMANKGPNTGGSQFFITHLPQPHLDGHHTVFGKVIEGHDVVCRIDLNDPILNIKIVEKK, from the coding sequence ATTCTTGCCGAAATTACAACCCATGAGGGGAAAATCGTGGTGGACTTGAACTTCAAGGCCGCTCCGAATACCGTAGCGAACTTTGTTGAACTTGCGAATCAGGGGTTCTACAACGGTCTTGTGTTTCACCGCGTTGTTCCAGGATTCATGATCCAGGGCGGCGACCCGAATGGCGATGGAACGGGCGGTCCCGGTTACACTATCGACGATGAAAAAAACGATCTTAAGCATGAGACTGGTGTGATTTCTATGGCGAACAAGGGTCCGAATACTGGCGGCTCTCAGTTCTTCATCACTCATCTCCCGCAGCCGCATTTGGACGGCCATCATACCGTATTTGGTAAGGTTATCGAAGGACATGATGTTGTCTGCCGTATTGACCTGAACGATCCGATTTTAAACATTAAAATTGTGGAAAAGAAGTAA
- the greA gene encoding transcription elongation factor GreA, protein MKHLISKEGFEKFKAEWEHLKYVERPAMINQVQAAAAEGDRSENAAYTYGRMRVREIDRRLRELDRILDGAQIVENAATKDGSIRFGATVKMLDKKTKREKVYSIVGDKEIDPLQGRISMKSPIGEALQGKKAGDTVEVQAPRGKITYEILEVNY, encoded by the coding sequence ATGAAACACTTGATTTCGAAAGAAGGCTTTGAAAAATTCAAGGCAGAATGGGAACATCTCAAATACGTCGAACGCCCGGCAATGATCAACCAGGTACAAGCCGCCGCTGCCGAAGGCGACCGCAGCGAAAACGCCGCCTACACTTACGGACGCATGCGCGTACGCGAAATTGACCGCCGCCTGCGTGAACTAGACCGCATTCTGGATGGCGCACAGATTGTCGAAAACGCCGCCACCAAGGACGGATCCATTCGCTTTGGCGCTACCGTCAAGATGCTCGACAAGAAGACCAAACGCGAAAAGGTTTACAGCATCGTCGGAGACAAGGAAATCGACCCGCTCCAGGGCCGCATCAGCATGAAGTCCCCCATCGGCGAAGCCTTGCAAGGCAAAAAAGCCGGCGACACCGTCGAAGTCCAAGCCCCCCGCGGAAAGATTACGTACGAAATTCTAGAAGTTAATTATTGA
- a CDS encoding TatD family hydrolase: MFIDTHCHIDSYERHAGESFDALLERFQSASFTTERSTAKEKAAASKIAQPEAFIHVACDPADFDRARELSEKYPFVYTAYGIHPEYVETETAEDEARMMEFLKHPKCVACGEFGLDYHYGAETKAAQVKLFERHLQLGIESGKPLVLHLREADNDALAVLHSASLHDRNIHVHCFTGTPEFVEQLLQLDANIFVGFTGIVTFNNAQNVRDAAALVPLDQMLLETDAPYMAPVPFRGKPCHSGYIPFIADKLAEIKNVTVEELYHHCRENTKKCYRI, from the coding sequence ATGTTCATCGATACTCATTGTCATATAGACTCTTACGAGCGCCATGCGGGCGAATCCTTTGACGCACTTCTAGAGCGTTTCCAGAGCGCCAGTTTCACGACCGAACGCAGCACAGCCAAGGAAAAGGCGGCAGCCTCCAAGATTGCACAGCCCGAAGCATTCATTCACGTTGCCTGCGACCCGGCCGACTTCGACCGCGCCCGAGAACTCAGCGAAAAATATCCGTTCGTCTACACTGCATACGGCATCCATCCCGAGTACGTCGAAACAGAGACCGCCGAAGATGAAGCACGAATGATGGAATTTTTGAAGCACCCGAAGTGCGTTGCCTGCGGTGAATTCGGCCTTGATTACCATTACGGTGCCGAAACAAAGGCCGCCCAAGTCAAGCTTTTCGAACGCCATTTGCAGCTCGGCATCGAAAGCGGCAAGCCTCTCGTACTCCACCTGCGTGAAGCCGATAACGACGCCCTCGCCGTGCTCCACTCTGCGAGCCTCCACGACCGCAACATCCATGTCCATTGCTTTACAGGTACACCAGAATTCGTCGAGCAGCTTCTTCAGCTAGACGCAAACATCTTCGTCGGATTCACGGGAATCGTCACGTTCAACAACGCGCAAAACGTCCGGGATGCAGCAGCGCTCGTACCGCTCGACCAGATGCTTTTGGAGACCGACGCCCCTTACATGGCGCCCGTCCCCTTCCGCGGCAAGCCCTGCCATTCCGGCTACATCCCGTTTATTGCCGACAAGCTCGCCGAAATAAAAAACGTGACGGTAGAAGAACTCTACCATCACTGTCGTGAAAATACGAAAAAATGCTATAGAATCTGA